The genomic DNA TCTTATTCATCCACGACTGATTACTTTTTGTTTTCTTCTTAGTTTTTTCTTGAAATGATTCTTCTTTCGCTTTTTCACGTAATTGTTTTGGCTTTTCTGGTGGAATTACAACGTTTACGACCTTTCCACCTGCCACTTCTGCAGCAAGATTCGCTAATTCATCGTCTGTAAAATGCATCGCCTGCTTAATTTGATTAGTGATATTACCCTCTTTATCAAGATACCCACTACATTTCACTACTTTTACTTTTTCCACGTAATCACCTACTCTTTTTTTAATGTACTGCTTCATTTTTCGTATACCCTTACCTCTATCTTGTCCTTTGCGAACAACCCAAGTGCCTGAGATAGCGAAATAATCAATAACCCCTAACGGTGAGTGAATCGCAAACTGGTGACTTGCTTCATAAAATTCGAAAGGATAACCAAGTTCAAAAATATTCTTCATTACCTCTGTACTCATAAATAAGACATGAGCTTTTCTTTTGTTTTTTAATTCTTGTGTTGGGTACTTTGTCATTCACTATTTCCCCTCCATGTACTCTTTTATTTGTCTATCAAGTTCCAATTGTTCTTCTGGCGATAGCTTTTCTTCTTGCTGTTTATTTGGTTCTTTTGCCCATTCTGGTAAATTTTCAGTCCTAACATTTTGACGTTGGTAAGTCGTTCGTTGTTGGCCACGTTCTTTTTCATTCTTGATTTCAAATTTTAGTTTTTCAAACTGCGTTCTTAGCTTAGAAGCACTTCTAATGTTTCCAAACCAAAATGAATTTGTCGGTAACCAATCAAGAACATAGTCAATTGCTGCAATAGTTTGTTGATCTCGTTCTTCGATTAATCTGAAAACATCTGCCCATTTTTCAATCTTCACTTTTTTCATTTCACTTGGAAAATCATTGATTAAATTATTTTGTAATTTTTGAGCAAGACGTAAATGTTCGTCAGAATATTTACAAGGAGGTTTCTTTGACTCTTCTTTATTATCTTTATCTATTTCTTTATCTATTTCTTTATCTATATCTTTATCTGTTCCGTTACTCAGCGTTACATCAGCGTTACGTGTAACGTTACTAGTAACGTTACTTAATGACAGTTGCTTTTGTTTTTCTCGGTATTTCGCTTGTCTAATGCGATTTTGCTCTTTGACTTTTTCCATACCATCAATGGCCTGGTATTCTTCCCAATTCTTAATGAAAATTACATCTTCATAGGTTGTTACCATGCTGTATTTTTCTAAAGTTAAAATGGCAAATTTTACAAACTCAACTGTGAAATCAAAATCAGCTGCTAAATCTTCATCTGAATAGGGCAAAGTATCAGTTAAAAACAATCCGCCTTTTTGGTTGCTTTCACCAGCACGAGCTAGTAAAAATACCCAAAACAAAATTACTCGATCGCCATCTGGCAATTTGCGTATTCGTTTGATTTTCTTATTATCAGGTAAACTAGTACTTAATTTTATCCAGCTAATTTCAGCCACTTATCTAGCCTCCTATGTGTAATTTTTTGATAGTTTCTTGGTTCAATTTGATACCTTTAACATGATATTTTTTCTTAAATGCTGTAATACCAATGTTATGTTTTTCGGTGTGATGGCATCGACACAAACCAGCGTAAGTGTATTCTGTATGGTCTACGCTTTTTCTTTTGCGACGACCTAGAGCTTTATCGAAATGGTCAATATCTGCACCAGTTTTTCCACATATGCAACAAACTCGTTTAGTGATACATTTGTAAAAGTAATACTCTTGATTTGCTGGCAAAATGTCATAGCCTTTTCTAAATGGAATGTTATTTTCAAAGATGAAATTTAAAATAATGTTCGCTAAAATTGTTGCGTCGTCCATTGTGTTTTCTGAATCGTTCCTGAGGCTAATTTCATAGCCCTGGAGCGCTTCAAAACGGAGATAGAACATTTCCTTTAACACTTCCGTTTCTTGCCCTGTGAAAGAGAATATATCCTCTAGCATTGCAAAGATAAATCGACGTTGGGCAACACTAAATTTTCTCGGATCAATAAATCTTATTTCAACTTCTCTTGGCCCTGTATAATCAAAATACATGGTTTTTAATCGTTCAATATTTATTGCTTCGTTTATTACTGCTGTTATTGAGTTGTTTTTCAAACTCTTAATAACAGCAGAATAAACATTGTTTAGGTTCATTCAATCACTTCCACTTGAATCCCGTTATTAATAATAAAATTGTTTAGAGCAACTAACTTTTGATGTTCTGCTGTTAGTCTTAACGTAACTGTTTTCTCTTGTTGTTTTTTGCAGGTTTTTGGCGCTTCTTCTGTGATGATTTCGCCTGTAGCAGTGTCAACTGTTTTATTGTTGATTGTTTCAGTTTTCAAAGCAGCAATGGCTTCGTCGTGTTCTTTTTTTGCTCTTTCACGTTCTTCTTGTTCTTTTTTTAAAGCAACGGCGGAATCAATTTCTTTTATCAGCTCTGGTGCAGTAGACCCTTTATCAATTAATGCGACCCAAGAAAACGAGTCAAGGCCAACTGCCTTAGCATAATTTTCAACAATGAGCTTATCGTTTTTTATACGTTCTTTTTCAGATGCAACTGCTACCATCGATGCCGCTATTTCCTCAATAGTTTTCTTATTTGGTTCACCTTTAACTGTGAAAGCTGTTTTATTAGTCCACGAACTAGGAATTTCAATTTCGTCAATGGATACATTGTAGTTTTCAGACATTTCAGCAATCACTTTTTGAAGCTTTTTGCTTCGTTTCTGCTTCTCTGCTTCTTCGTATGATTTGATGCTTTCGTTAATTTCTGAACTAACTTCACTTATTTTTTCAGTATATTTTTTTATTTTTTCCTCAAAATCTTTTAACGGCTTATCATATTGATTTTTAACTTCTTTACGTTGATCATCTAGCAACGTTACAACTTTATTTAAGTCTGCTCTTGCTTTTTTAGCTTCAGGAATGTTTTCATCTGTGAAAATCATTGTTGAATAGTGCTTAACTGCGCTCTCAACCATCTCAGCCAACTGTGCTTCATTTTGGATAGTGATTTTACTAGCTTTAAAATCAACATTAAACTGCAATTCTGTTGTTAATTCGTTTGTCATTAGCTTTGCCCCCATGTAATGTTTTCTTCTGGTTGTGGCTGGAATTGTTGTATCCATTGTTTCAGAACTTCAACAGCTTTATTGAACATACTAGACGGCATGTTTTCATTGACATCAACATTCAATTCTTTACTTAGTTCATTCCGCACATAGTCAAGTTCAGAATTCGATAACTCAGAAAGTTGTCTGATATGATCGTTTAACGTGGCTAACTGTTTACCGCTAATCAAATTAACTTTCGATGTATCATTGTTCTTTTCAGCTGCCGTTTGGCCATCGTCGTCTTTATCTGCTGCAATTCCAAACGCTGCCGAAAGCGAGTAACGTCTTGCATATGTCGTTAAACTTCCTAATCCTTGAGGATTTGTCCCGCTGTTTGGAAATTCAAAAGGTCCATGAACTATATATTGACCACTAACATGAGTAATAATTGTTGTGACTTTTAAAGCATTATTCTCATTGACGACATTTTGTTGGAAATCAATTCCGCTTTCTGATTCTTGTGCAGCTTTTCTAATTGCTTCTTCAATCGCTTTTAGAGTTGCATATTGGAAATTCATTGGACCTTTTTTCGTTGTATAGGCAACTTCTGCGTCAAATCTTGGTTGAATTAATTTGCTTTTTAGCTTATACATCCCATCAAACAATTCTTTTAAATTTTCGCTGTTCTCGTTCATTTATTCCCCTTCTTTCAGTAATGAAATAACTTTTTGAAGTCCTTCGATTAATTCAACTTGATTAAAATAAGCACTTTCATCTAAACTCTCGAATACTGTTCTAACTTCTTCATCTTCGCTATCTTGGTAAACAGCAACATGATTATTAATAGCATCCTTTTCAAAAATCAGTGATCCATAAGGTGAATGATTATCAATTAAGACAATTCTTTGCATTGAATCCACTTCCACTCTCATGCTATAATTCTCCTATCAATTAATTTTGTTTGTGACTTTTTGCTTGCCGGCGGAAGTCACTTTTTTGTTTCTTGGATAAATAACGCTTCTGGAAATACAGCCTTATTTATCGCAGTGTCTGGATATTTTTCTTTAAGCTTTTGAAATACCAGGGCTTTCGTATCCTCAACCACGTAAATTTTCAAACTATCTTTTCCTACTGCTTTAAACATCTAAATTCCCTTCTCTCTTTTTGTTGCATAATGTATATTTGATTTTTTTGTTGCTGGTACCATAAATCAGCAAGTTTTTTCGTTTGCTGTAGTTTTTCTTTCCTTGTCATTTATTTACCTCTCTATCTTCAAGAGCTAAGTCATAAAATAATGTCCAAATAATGAACAATCCAATATACACATTTTGGATGATTGGATTAAAGTTTCCACCCACTAGCAGACCCAATCCGAAAACAATAAGCAGTACTGCAATTCTTCTTAAGTTATAAATTTTTCTCATATTATTTACCTCCTATAACGTCTATTTATTTCGCTTATACTTGTTTTTTTCCCGCCAAACCAAAAATTCATCAAATTTCTGAATGTGGATAATTGGCATGCATGATGTAACGAGTCTATATCCATCTTTAAATTCTTTATGTTCCTTAAACTCTCTCAGAAGTTTTTGAAATGTTGGTTTGTGATGCTGATAGCCAAAATAAACAATTGCTTCATCTTTTGCCATCCAAGCTTGCTGTAAATCGATAGTCTTTGCTAGTGTGATTTGCATGTAGACATCTCCTTTCTATGCTGTCTTGTCATGTAAGAACTTGTTAACAAAATATATTTGCCCTTTACCAGTAATTTTCGGCGTTCGACTAATTCGAATACTTCCATCTGGATTGTTATGGGTTCGTTCCTTGATTTCCGCAATTCCCAAATCAAGTGACCGCTGGGTTGGCATATTGTAGCTTTCACCTTTTCGAGCAATTAGATACCCATTGTCTCGCAGCCATTGGAATAAACGATTCTGCCCAATGTCGATGCCGTTTTGCTTGATTAGCTTAGCTAGGTCACCGATTAAAATGGAAGTCTTACTTGCATCAACGGCATCTGCAAATAATGCTTTAGGTTTTAATGATTCATTTTCTAGTTGTAATACTTCTATTTTTTTCTGTTGAAATTCAAGAGCTCGTTTAGTCAGCATTTCTGGGCTATTCCAAAACTTTTCTAGTTGAATAAAATATCTACGAGCTTGCTTTCCTCTTTCGGTACGTTGTAGCATTGAAATTTCCTTAGCCATGTCTAGTTTCACATAATGATTTACTTGTGGGCGACCACCAAAAGGTTTATCGGATTTTTCCGAGAAACTGATAAAATCAACGTTTTCATCAAACCCGTATTTAATCATTCGTTTAAACCAATCAGTATAATTATCTTTAACTCCCAGAAATTCATATAACTCTCTACCGTTAACTAACTGTTCATCATTTTCATTTGTTGTAACTTTAATTAGTTCGTTCATACGGTTTCATCCCTTCTATTCTGGTTGTCTTTCGTTCCATTAATGGAACACTTTTCCTTTTTCATTTGTATACTTCCAAAACTACCTTTGTTCACAAACATGAACTTTCTCTTTAAAAAAATATAAATGAATAAAATTTGTTTCCAAGTCTAGCAATTTGCAAGCTTTCGTAATTTCAGTGTCTTTCCAAGAGACTTTCCCGTTCATTTTCAATGATATTGTTCTCTCCGACAATCCCATTGCGATAGCAAAATTATATTGAGTTCCAAACTTTTCAACAATTCTTCCTGCTAATTTTGAGTAATCATAGCACATTTATAAACACCTCCTTCAAGTTCATGAACATGAACTTTATAACCATATAATACATTGTTCATTTCTTATTGTCAACGAAAAAGTTCATGATTCATGAATTTTTTCGTTGAAGATATATTCAATATCTTGTATACTTAAATCTATAAGGAGGTGTACCAATGGATAGAGTTAAAACATCTGCTCGTCTAAAGCAACTTATGAGTGAGCGCAATTT from Enterococcus faecalis includes the following:
- a CDS encoding ERF family protein — protein: MNENSENLKELFDGMYKLKSKLIQPRFDAEVAYTTKKGPMNFQYATLKAIEEAIRKAAQESESGIDFQQNVVNENNALKVTTIITHVSGQYIVHGPFEFPNSGTNPQGLGSLTTYARRYSLSAAFGIAADKDDDGQTAAEKNNDTSKVNLISGKQLATLNDHIRQLSELSNSELDYVRNELSKELNVDVNENMPSSMFNKAVEVLKQWIQQFQPQPEENITWGQS
- a CDS encoding phage antirepressor KilAC domain-containing protein, yielding MNELIKVTTNENDEQLVNGRELYEFLGVKDNYTDWFKRMIKYGFDENVDFISFSEKSDKPFGGRPQVNHYVKLDMAKEISMLQRTERGKQARRYFIQLEKFWNSPEMLTKRALEFQQKKIEVLQLENESLKPKALFADAVDASKTSILIGDLAKLIKQNGIDIGQNRLFQWLRDNGYLIARKGESYNMPTQRSLDLGIAEIKERTHNNPDGSIRISRTPKITGKGQIYFVNKFLHDKTA
- a CDS encoding DUF1351 domain-containing protein — encoded protein: MGAKLMTNELTTELQFNVDFKASKITIQNEAQLAEMVESAVKHYSTMIFTDENIPEAKKARADLNKVVTLLDDQRKEVKNQYDKPLKDFEEKIKKYTEKISEVSSEINESIKSYEEAEKQKRSKKLQKVIAEMSENYNVSIDEIEIPSSWTNKTAFTVKGEPNKKTIEEIAASMVAVASEKERIKNDKLIVENYAKAVGLDSFSWVALIDKGSTAPELIKEIDSAVALKKEQEERERAKKEHDEAIAALKTETINNKTVDTATGEIITEEAPKTCKKQQEKTVTLRLTAEHQKLVALNNFIINNGIQVEVIE
- a CDS encoding putative HNHc nuclease — encoded protein: MNLNNVYSAVIKSLKNNSITAVINEAINIERLKTMYFDYTGPREVEIRFIDPRKFSVAQRRFIFAMLEDIFSFTGQETEVLKEMFYLRFEALQGYEISLRNDSENTMDDATILANIILNFIFENNIPFRKGYDILPANQEYYFYKCITKRVCCICGKTGADIDHFDKALGRRKRKSVDHTEYTYAGLCRCHHTEKHNIGITAFKKKYHVKGIKLNQETIKKLHIGG
- a CDS encoding DUF739 family protein, whose amino-acid sequence is MCYDYSKLAGRIVEKFGTQYNFAIAMGLSERTISLKMNGKVSWKDTEITKACKLLDLETNFIHLYFFKEKVHVCEQR
- a CDS encoding phage replisome organizer N-terminal domain-containing protein, which translates into the protein MAEISWIKLSTSLPDNKKIKRIRKLPDGDRVILFWVFLLARAGESNQKGGLFLTDTLPYSDEDLAADFDFTVEFVKFAILTLEKYSMVTTYEDVIFIKNWEEYQAIDGMEKVKEQNRIRQAKYREKQKQLSLSNVTSNVTRNADVTLSNGTDKDIDKEIDKEIDKDNKEESKKPPCKYSDEHLRLAQKLQNNLINDFPSEMKKVKIEKWADVFRLIEERDQQTIAAIDYVLDWLPTNSFWFGNIRSASKLRTQFEKLKFEIKNEKERGQQRTTYQRQNVRTENLPEWAKEPNKQQEEKLSPEEQLELDRQIKEYMEGK